The sequence CCAGGCAGGCCCAGGCGGCGGGATGTTGCCTCTGCGGAGTCGATGATCGGTGAGCGATTTCCCTGATCCGCCATATGCTGACGGGTCCATTCCGGGTGGTGTTCCCGGGCGTATTCCCAGAGGCCGAGACCTGCCAGATTCCAGGCGATCATGATCAGCAGCAGCGCGCCACAGATCCCTTCTCGCAGAAAGGACAGACCCCGCTGTTGCTTCCCGGGTTCCGGACCGGGCGACGGAGCATCCTTCGACAAGCGCATCGGGAGTCGCTGCTCGAGGGCGTCCCAACCGCGGGAGGGCACGAAGAGCACCAGCCCCGCAAGGGAAACCAGCGGGAACAAGCCGGTATGAAGCACCAATGCCGCGCCCAGATGAAAGGCGGCGAGAAGCAGCGCGCACGCCTCGCGGATACGCCCACCGGCCATCGGAAGCAGCAGCCCGATCCCGGCGGCAATTTCGAAAGCCGGGAAGAGCCGGCTCGCCATCGAGAGCAGTGCGGGCAGCTCCCTCAGGTTCGCCGCCAGAGGACGAGTGTAGGTGTCCATGGCAAGGCTGAGTTCAAGCCCGGTCCCCGAGAGCCAGGTGTCGTTCCATTTGTAGATTCCGGCGAAGATATAGGGCATGGCGGCCTGGATCATCAGGGCCGCTGTCGCCACCGAGCCCACGGTCTTTGTATGCGCCTGCTTCGGGCCGGGCAGGAACAGCGACCAGAGCAGAAAGAGCCGCAGCAGATGATCGGCACCATAGTTGAGTAGCGGCGCGGCATCCTGTTGCGCCGACAACAGAACCCAGGCCGCGAGCGTCGCCAGTCTCGGCAGCCATCCGGCGATCATCATTCCCGAGGCGATCAGAATTGCGAAGATCGCGGTGGTCTCGGCAGCGGAGGAATCTGCGAGCCCTGATGGCAGCGACAGCGGCCAAGGCGGCGCGAGCCATTGCCACGCGCGGTAGGGTGCGTCGACCAGACCCGATGCGCCATGGAATCGAAAGCCTTCGCTCCTCCGCAGGAGTACGTCTGTAGCGACCAAAACGCCAAGCGCCCGGCGAAAGAACTCGAGGCTCCTCGCGTCAAACGCGAAAATTTCGGCGATTTTCTCTGCGCTCCGTGGCATTTTCGTGGTTTCTCGATTTTGTCCCACTATGCGGGCCGAACAGCTTGTCGCAGGCGCGAGTGCAGTGATAAGTGCTAGGGCCGAATCCTGATCGTCTGCGCACCTAAGCGCTTTCCAACGCCTCCATAACCGATTCCTTCAACCTCATACTATAGCCCTGACGGCGGAGTAAATGGTCCGTCTCCAGGAGGGCCCATCTTGAAACCTGTACTTCTATCTCTTCTTGCTCTCGTCTTCCTGTCTGCCGCCCCGCAAGTGGCCGCGGGGAATGTTTGCGGTGATTTTGTCGTCGCCGGGGGCGAGGAGTGCGACTTCGGCTCCGATCAGCCGACCATTGCCGTTGGCGCCGATTTCAGCTGCGCCCTGGATGATGACGGGGTGGTGTCCTGTTCAGGGATTACCGCGTCCGGAGACCTGGGCGACCAGGAAACCGGCCTGACTACCATCGTTGGCCAGAAAAACGAGATTTGTGGCTTGACGGAAGAAGACAGCGAGATCCTTTGCTGGCGAGTCAGCCGCGAGGTGATTGATGTCCAGCCGCTCTGTGATCCCGATCCGGAAAATGACCTACCTCCGGCCGATGAGGAGGACTGCACCGAGAACCAACTGGAACTCTACTGCACCCGACCATTTGACGCCGATCCCCCCGGGATGAATGGCGTCTGGCGCGCTGTTGACGGGTCTGAGGCCTGCTTTCTTCGATCGGAGTGGGGTCTATCCACCCTCAACGACGAGAGCGGCGAGCCCGAGGTTCAGGCAAGCGGAGTTCCCCGAGGGGAATTCGTTTCGATCGTGACAAGTTCCACCCATAAGTGCGGGCTTCGACCCAATGGGCGCGCCGAATGTTGGGGGCCGTGGCTACCTCTTGACCGCAGTCACCCCGGATGCACCTTGGGGAATTTGTTCCCTTACTGTCCGGAGCTTACAGATGAGGTCGACCGTGTTGCGAGCAACGAAGGCCCCTTTGTGGGCCTCACTTCGGGTAGCAATTTCAACTGCGGGATTCTGTTGGAAGACCGATCCTTGTTCTGCTGGGGGGACAACGCGATCCTGTATAGCGAAGGGCCCTCGACGCAGGCGACTCTCCCCACCGGTGAGTTTGTCCAGGTGGTTGCTTCCGACAGAACGCTCTGCGCGTTGCGCGTCGATCGCTCGGTCGCATGCGTCGGCGACAATGCAAGTGATCTCGCGACGCCTCCGGGGGATGCCTTTCGTCAGTTGACTGCGGGCAAGAGCCATATGTGCGGCCTGAAGGTCGATGGGACGATCGCTTGCTGGGGCGCTGACACCAAGGGCCAACTCGATGCGCCTGCAGGCCAGTTCCTTCAGGTCGTCGCTGGCGACGACCATAGCTGTGCTACGGATGCCGCGGGCACCGTGGAGTGTTGGGGCGGCGGTGACGATGCGGCATGGGCCACCGGGCCCTCTGGCTCGTTCCTGGCAGCCGGGCTGCGCGACGGTGACGGCTGCTCCAGCGAATGCGAGGACGAAGCAGGTTGGGACTGCTCGGGGGATCTGTGCGAGACGACCTGTGGCGATGGGATCGCTACAGGCTTCGAGACCTGCGACGATTCTACGACCCCGGGGGGCCTTGCCGACGGAGATGGCTGTTCAGCCGAGTGTCTCGAGGAGCCCGGCTTTTTGTGCGATCGGTCTTCCTCGCCGACGAGCTGCGACGACGTTTGCGATGATGGTACGATCGATATCTCCGAGACCTGCGAGCCCGGAGAATTCTCGGGGCTTCAGGCCGAGTGCGAAGCTTTCACCGGAGACGGCGGTGGCTGCAGCTCGTTGATTGCCGACTTCGAACTCGAGCAGCATTGTGAAGCCGCCGGGACCGACGACCAGTGCCGGCTACGCGACGATGTCACGTGTACCTCGGCCGCCGAAGCCGAAGAACTCGATAGTCACCGCTCCTGCTCTCGTTGCGGTGACGGATGGGTCGGCGGCCTCGAGCAGTGTGACGATGGCAACAGTACGGCGGGCGACGGTTGTGTCGACTGTCTGATCGAGCGCCCGCCTCTTTCGAATGACACCTACGAGTGCCCGGCCGAGCCGGTCCGCTCCGAGTTGATTCCGGAAGATGCCACTGTCCCGGTCTGGTGGCCGCTTGGAGGCATCTGCACCAAAGTGCCCGATTGCGGCAATGGCCGCATTGATGATGGGGAGGAGTGCGACGACGACAACACCAACTCCGAGGATGGCTGCAGCGACGAGTGTGTAATCGAGGAAGACTATGCGTGTGCCGAGGGGGTCGATGCCTCGATGGAAGGAACGCCGTATTTCCTTGTCAGCTCGTGTGATATTTGCGGGAATGGACTCCTGAACGCGCTTGCGGGCGAAGAGTGCGATGACGGGAATCTGGACGACGACGATTGTTGCTCCTCCAACTGCAAGTTCGAGGCCGAAGGCTTGACTTGCGGTGACAGCGCGGACTCTATTTGCTCGAACCCGGATACTTGTGACGGCCAAGGGTCCTGCGATGCCAATGATGAGCCTCCGGGGACGTCCTGTGGTCAACCCGGCGGTGAATGCAAGACGGGTGATCTTTGTGATGGCAGTGGGACCTGTCAGTCGGGCGAATATTCATCGTCCGATACCGTGTGTCGAGAAGCAGACGGCGAATGTGATGTGGCAGAGACCTGCGACGGTGTGAGTGCTTCCTGCCCCTCGAACTCGTTCCAGTCTTCCGGGACGGAGTGCGGTGAGGCCGGGACCACATGTTCCGATCAGGATACCTGCGACGGTTCGGGCACGTGTGCCGCAAACCACAAGGCCGCGGGCGTTAGTTGTCCGGACGATGGTGAAATTTGCACCGAAGACCTCTGCGACGGAAGCGGGCAATGCGCCCACCCGCCAGGCAACGCGAACGTCGTCTGTCGATCGGTTACGGGGATCGATGCTTCCTGTGATCCCGACGAGGTCTGTGACGGGACTTCGGCCACCTGCCCGGCGGATGTTTACGAGGTCGCGGGAACTTCCTGTGACGATGGGAATCCGGCCACCGAGGACGATACCTGCCAGCTCGGGATCTGCGGCTGCGCGGAGGGCCCGGACCTCGATGGTGACCTGGTGCCGGATCTCTGTGACCTGGACGATGGCGACCTGGCGCTCTATAAGGCTGTCGTCAAATACAAGATAAAGAAAGTTGGATCGGTCAAGCTGAAGGGTGGGGTTTTTCAGGATCCGGTCGCCGGAGAGCCGGTCCCTGCCTTCGATCAGGGCGTGACAGTCCGCGTGGAGCAGGGTGGTTCCGAGGTGCGGACGATCACGTTCGGCCCCGAGGATTGTCGCGGGAACAACGTGCGCGTCTTCCGATGTTTCCAGTCGAATAGCAAGACGGACAAGCCGAAGCTGCAGGTTCGATCGAAGGTGCTCAGGGGCTTCCCGCCCAGAGTAAGCTGGGATTTCAAGCTTGTATTTGGAGACGTGACGGCAGATGGGCCTCTGGGTGGCGATCCCAGCGAGATCGGGGTTTCGCTCTCGCTGGGTGATGTCGACCTTCATGGCTCGATGTCGGGCTGCAGGGTCCTCCCTCAGAAAACAGTTTGCAAGGGTCCCTGAATGGGAACCAGGAAGAGCAGCATGGAATCAGGGATTCCTGTCGGAAAAAGATTCCCGACGATCCGCTCAACTCGGAAGTGAATGAGGATAAATATGAAAACCTTGAAAAGAACACTGTGGTTGATGGCGTTCTGCGCCGTGGCACTCTTCGGTGTCAACGAAGCTAAAGCTGTGTCCTCGGGCGCTGAGGCCCGCGTATTACTGGAGGAATCTGCGGCGCTAATCGAGCAACAGGGGTTCGTCGAGCAGGCCCAACGAGTGCGCGAGCAGGTTGCGATTCTTTCGGACGACGAACTACTCGAAGCCTATGAAAGTATCGACTTGGAGAGGCTTGTTCTGGCGCAGGCCGACGCCGCTGATGCTTCGGAACGGGCCGTCGCTTCCGTCAAGAAAGCTGAAGCAGACCGCCGTCGTGCTGCCAGTGCACGGTCCACATCGACCGGCGGTGATGCCGGCAAGACGCTCCAGAGTGGGTCCATAGAGGTCCTGAATTGGGATGATGTCCTTGGCACGGGTAACGGTTCTGTCCACCCGGGCCAGGCCAGGGGGGTGCGATCAGATACACCCTCGAATATCGTTCACTGGATCACGATCCGAGCTTTGAGGACCGCGCTACAGCTATCATTTTCAGGTTTGCAGATCGCTAGGGACGCGTTCGCTATTTGTGACGCTGCGGCCGGCCAAGCGGTGGTTGGAGGTGGTATTGGTGTGTGCGCGGGCGGGAATGCAGCCGCAGCCTGCATTCCTGTGGCGATTACCGTGACCGTGCTGCAGTCGTTGTTCACTATCGCCGACTCGGAATTGAACTACGAGATTGCGAGGCGGGGATCGACCGACTACCTCGATTATCGGATCGATTCGGCCGAGCTCGGCCTTATCCAAAGACGGGCCGCGTACCTGAACGAGCAGCTCCTTGCTCTCGACCAGAATCTTGTGGACTACGACGAGAGCATTCGAGCCCAGCTGCAGTTGCATGATGACGATATCAAGAATCAACTTCAGCTGCATGATGACGATATCAAGCACCAGCTTGACGTCCATGATCAGGATATCAAGGTGTGGCTCCTGCGGCTTCAGGCCAAGGCAAATCTGGCTCTGAAGACCCAGTTGCAGAACATGATGACCAACAACGGTGGCGCCCGTGCCTTGATGTCTTATACGGAGCGCCTTGAGGAGGTCTGCAGGCTTGCCGAAGAGTCGATCACAAATGCGACCAACGCTGGCTACAAGGTGCATTTTCGTGCCCAACAGGCCCTCGACAGAGGCATGGCTCTGAAGGACTCCGATCCGAAAAAGGCGCATGACGAATGTCGGGACGCCTTCCAGTATGCAGTGTCGCGCTCTCCCAATAGACTGCCAGGTTATGGAGGTCGACGGTGAGCTACGGCAACTTACAAGGGTCGGGAATGAGGATACCTATGAAACTTTCAAGATTGGCACTGTATGCGGTCGCGCTCTTCGGGATTGCCATCCTTGGTGCGAAGGATTCTGGCGCGGCGGAAACGGGCGACGAGGTTCGCGCGCTGCTTGAGCAATCTGCGTCTTTGGTTGAGGAGGCAGGTCTGCCGGGAGAGGCACGGAGGATGCGTGAGCAACTCGCGGTGGCCTCCAATGATGAGCTGTACGACGTCTACGCCGAGGTCGATCTGGAGGGCCTTCTGCAGGCACAGATAAACGCCATTGAGGCAACCGCTTCTGCTGATGCGATTCAAAAGCGTGCCAAGGCTGCTCCGCCAGTGAAACGAGCCGTTCAGTCCAGAAGGCCGCTCCAGGAGACGGATATCCACTCCATCGATTGGGATACAGAATTGGGTTTCATCGACGCATCCCATCCGGGCAGGGCGAAAGGCGAGAGGTCCGATGGCGCTTGGAGTATCGATAAATGGAACGAGATTCGGCAGCTGCAAATTGATGTCTCGACGGGGTGGCAATCGCTGAATGCAGCCAGGGATGCGTATACTGTTTGTATCGCTGCCGGAGATCAGCTTGTCGTCGGCGGAGGGATCGGCGTGTGCGCGGGTGGCAATACTTCGGCCATCTGCACTTTTGTCGCGGGCGCGATTACTGCGGTGCAAGTCGCCTTCACGGGTTTGGAGACGGCTCTCAACGTGATGAAGGCGATCCAAGAGACGACCGACTATCTGGACGGCTCAATCAATTCTGCTGAGATTGACAGCCTTGTGCAGCGCAGCGGCTATCTGAACGAGCAGCTGATCGCGTTCGACAATAACCTGACAATCCACGGCCAGAACGTCAGCAGCGAACTTGCGGCACACGATGCGAGGGTCAAGGCACAGCTCAACCAGCACGATCTCGATGTCAAGGCGCAGCTCTTGCAGCATGACTTGGATATCAAGGAAATGTTGACCGAACTCGAGAGACAGATGGACCTGGTTCTCAAGACCCAGATAGAGAATATGATAAGTGAAGGTGGCGGTGGCCGTTCAGGGGTTGCTTACCAGGAGCGACTGCAAGAGGTTTGCGATCTTGCGTATGAAGCGATCAGCGACGCGTCGGCCGCCGGTTATATCGTTTCACAGACCGCGATGGAGCGCTGGGTGGAAGGCAATTCCGTGATCGATACGGACCCGAAGCGCGCGCACGACTATTGTCGAAGTGCCTATCAGATGGCTTCAGCGCGATCTCGCAGGATGAGTGGCGGCTAGTTAACTTTCAGGGCTTCCCGAGGGTCGGCACAGTGGTACACTGTGCCGACTCCTGATCATGTCTTCTGCCCACCTCGAAATTTCTGCGCCAGGAAGGTCCTTTTCGGCGGCGACCATCGTATCCCCGCTATACGATGCGATATTCTTTGTTGCGGCCCCCTTTCTGAGTCTGGCGGTGGTGGAGTGGCTGAGTTCACTTCCAGTGCTGATGGAACGCCAGCAGATCGCCGGGCTTCGCTCGAGCCCGCTCGAGTTCGGCTTCATCGTCTGGTTTCTTGCCCATTCTTCCGCGGTGTTCCTGCGCACGCATGCGAACCCGGCGGTATTTCGTCAGTACCGCTTCCGCTTTGTCGCGGTTCCGGTTCTGGTGGTTGCGGGATTCTATTTCTCGGACTTCATTCTCATTGGGGGACTCGCGCTTGCCGGCTTCTGGGCGATCTTTCACCTCGGCATGCAGAATTTCGGTCTGGCCAGGATGTATGACGCGCGGGTCGGCAACGATCCCGATGCAGGCAGGTCCCTCGACTTGATTTTCGTTCAAGTCTTCACGCTCGGACCCTTTATTGCCGGGACCACGTTTCTTCCCACGCTG is a genomic window of Candidatus Binatia bacterium containing:
- a CDS encoding HTTM domain-containing protein translates to MPRSAEKIAEIFAFDARSLEFFRRALGVLVATDVLLRRSEGFRFHGASGLVDAPYRAWQWLAPPWPLSLPSGLADSSAAETTAIFAILIASGMMIAGWLPRLATLAAWVLLSAQQDAAPLLNYGADHLLRLFLLWSLFLPGPKQAHTKTVGSVATAALMIQAAMPYIFAGIYKWNDTWLSGTGLELSLAMDTYTRPLAANLRELPALLSMASRLFPAFEIAAGIGLLLPMAGGRIREACALLLAAFHLGAALVLHTGLFPLVSLAGLVLFVPSRGWDALEQRLPMRLSKDAPSPGPEPGKQQRGLSFLREGICGALLLIMIAWNLAGLGLWEYAREHHPEWTRQHMADQGNRSPIIDSAEATSRRLGLPGQIGSIARLHQRWDMFAVVGKTSGGWPELEGTTASGRRIDLVEWRALTAERTPPVTVAYPGTRWRTMTTSMRPRGRQPLRCRLTLTRARQWNRDHPDDPVVAVSFAFVEPSPGQGEGRRTRRWITLEGEDLAPNSGACAGPP
- a CDS encoding DUF4215 domain-containing protein, which produces MKPVLLSLLALVFLSAAPQVAAGNVCGDFVVAGGEECDFGSDQPTIAVGADFSCALDDDGVVSCSGITASGDLGDQETGLTTIVGQKNEICGLTEEDSEILCWRVSREVIDVQPLCDPDPENDLPPADEEDCTENQLELYCTRPFDADPPGMNGVWRAVDGSEACFLRSEWGLSTLNDESGEPEVQASGVPRGEFVSIVTSSTHKCGLRPNGRAECWGPWLPLDRSHPGCTLGNLFPYCPELTDEVDRVASNEGPFVGLTSGSNFNCGILLEDRSLFCWGDNAILYSEGPSTQATLPTGEFVQVVASDRTLCALRVDRSVACVGDNASDLATPPGDAFRQLTAGKSHMCGLKVDGTIACWGADTKGQLDAPAGQFLQVVAGDDHSCATDAAGTVECWGGGDDAAWATGPSGSFLAAGLRDGDGCSSECEDEAGWDCSGDLCETTCGDGIATGFETCDDSTTPGGLADGDGCSAECLEEPGFLCDRSSSPTSCDDVCDDGTIDISETCEPGEFSGLQAECEAFTGDGGGCSSLIADFELEQHCEAAGTDDQCRLRDDVTCTSAAEAEELDSHRSCSRCGDGWVGGLEQCDDGNSTAGDGCVDCLIERPPLSNDTYECPAEPVRSELIPEDATVPVWWPLGGICTKVPDCGNGRIDDGEECDDDNTNSEDGCSDECVIEEDYACAEGVDASMEGTPYFLVSSCDICGNGLLNALAGEECDDGNLDDDDCCSSNCKFEAEGLTCGDSADSICSNPDTCDGQGSCDANDEPPGTSCGQPGGECKTGDLCDGSGTCQSGEYSSSDTVCREADGECDVAETCDGVSASCPSNSFQSSGTECGEAGTTCSDQDTCDGSGTCAANHKAAGVSCPDDGEICTEDLCDGSGQCAHPPGNANVVCRSVTGIDASCDPDEVCDGTSATCPADVYEVAGTSCDDGNPATEDDTCQLGICGCAEGPDLDGDLVPDLCDLDDGDLALYKAVVKYKIKKVGSVKLKGGVFQDPVAGEPVPAFDQGVTVRVEQGGSEVRTITFGPEDCRGNNVRVFRCFQSNSKTDKPKLQVRSKVLRGFPPRVSWDFKLVFGDVTADGPLGGDPSEIGVSLSLGDVDLHGSMSGCRVLPQKTVCKGP